Proteins co-encoded in one Ruegeria sp. HKCCD4315 genomic window:
- a CDS encoding efflux RND transporter periplasmic adaptor subunit, protein MSPALFSSTRTSRPLAAAIVLLSVGLASPLAGQEESAPPKVSISAAYTEEITDEATFIGRAEAINNVDIVARVNGFLNSREVEDGATVKEGDLLFTIEPDLYEATLEARKADLNRAEANLELAKVDLARKEELYKRDATPESERDIARANELVAEAEVKAANAAIQQAELDLSYTQIHAPFDGRIGSITTSVGDVVGPTNPPLVNIVSETPIYVNFSLNEKLFTSVLQTYGESSASLAESSQSPNVHVILPNGTELDEVGRIVFVDNRIDPLTGAITVRAQFDNTARLILDGAFVNVQIEALEPTLQVLVPQAALQRDQRGEFVLVVNDQQMVEQRYITTGDTVGTAIIVTDGLREGESVIVEGLQRVRPGVAVDAVVASEQPGE, encoded by the coding sequence ATGTCCCCAGCACTTTTTTCTTCCACCCGGACCAGCAGGCCATTGGCCGCAGCGATTGTGCTGTTGTCTGTGGGATTGGCGTCTCCACTCGCCGGCCAGGAAGAAAGCGCGCCTCCGAAAGTGTCGATTTCGGCAGCTTACACTGAAGAGATTACCGACGAAGCCACCTTTATCGGACGCGCCGAGGCGATCAACAACGTCGATATTGTTGCGCGAGTGAACGGGTTTCTTAACAGCCGCGAGGTCGAGGATGGCGCAACCGTCAAGGAAGGTGATCTTCTGTTCACGATTGAGCCCGACCTCTATGAGGCCACGCTTGAAGCCCGCAAGGCCGATCTGAACCGGGCTGAAGCAAATCTTGAATTGGCCAAGGTCGATCTGGCCCGGAAGGAAGAGCTGTATAAGCGCGACGCCACACCGGAATCGGAACGCGACATTGCCCGCGCCAACGAACTGGTGGCTGAGGCCGAAGTCAAAGCCGCAAACGCAGCGATCCAGCAGGCTGAACTGGACCTGAGCTATACGCAAATCCATGCACCGTTCGATGGGCGTATCGGCAGCATCACCACCAGCGTGGGTGACGTTGTGGGGCCGACAAACCCTCCGCTGGTCAATATCGTGAGTGAAACGCCGATCTACGTGAACTTTTCACTGAACGAAAAGCTGTTTACGTCGGTTTTGCAAACCTACGGCGAAAGTTCCGCCTCATTGGCGGAAAGCTCGCAGAGCCCCAATGTGCATGTCATTCTGCCCAATGGTACCGAGTTGGATGAGGTTGGCCGGATTGTGTTCGTCGACAACCGCATCGATCCGTTAACTGGCGCTATCACCGTCCGGGCGCAATTCGACAATACCGCCCGTCTGATCCTGGATGGTGCCTTTGTGAACGTTCAGATCGAAGCGCTGGAACCCACCTTGCAGGTACTGGTGCCTCAGGCCGCGTTGCAACGCGATCAGCGGGGTGAGTTTGTTCTGGTGGTCAATGACCAACAGATGGTCGAGCAACGCTATATCACCACCGGTGACACGGTTGGCACTGCGATCATCGTGACCGACGGGCTGCGTGAAGGCGAAAGTGTGATTGTCGAGGGCCTGCAGCGGGTCCGCCCCGGCGTGGCCGTAGACGCGGTCGTAGCCTCTGAGCAGCCGGGAGAATAA